A genomic stretch from Edaphobacter aggregans includes:
- a CDS encoding metallophosphoesterase, with the protein MNGLLSRRGFLRQSFAFSALASLGSLPSVAAKSGHEPNVAAKQLLILGDWGYEDFTAQSRVAGAMQRYVSGHGIKTDALLMLGDNWYGPLPGGAESSRWKTQFEEMYPKSVFDCPAYAILGNHDYQRMPESKVDAELEYAKKAGTRWTLPSQWYRFEFPAKKPLVTVIALDSNVPHPEGPQAKGANFTLTVEQQAEQLVWLKTELEKPLRTPFLIVMGHHPIYSNGPHGDHKVLLADWEPLLRKHKVHMYLAGHDHDMQHLEFDGHPTSFVLSGGGGADLYTLKIEEAQRGPYASKVYGFSRLEVTPELLRLEHLDETGRVIHGFTKSPDGAVQILS; encoded by the coding sequence ATGAACGGGTTGCTGAGTCGTCGGGGTTTTCTTCGTCAGAGTTTTGCATTTAGCGCGCTTGCCAGTCTGGGGTCTCTGCCTTCGGTTGCTGCCAAATCTGGCCATGAGCCGAACGTTGCGGCGAAACAATTGTTGATCCTTGGGGACTGGGGGTATGAGGACTTTACAGCACAGAGCCGCGTTGCTGGTGCGATGCAGCGATATGTGAGTGGTCATGGGATCAAGACCGACGCGCTGCTGATGCTGGGGGATAACTGGTATGGACCGCTGCCTGGTGGAGCGGAGTCGTCGCGGTGGAAGACGCAGTTTGAGGAGATGTATCCGAAGAGTGTGTTCGATTGCCCTGCGTACGCGATCCTCGGGAACCATGACTATCAGCGTATGCCGGAGAGTAAGGTTGACGCTGAGTTGGAGTATGCCAAGAAGGCAGGGACACGGTGGACATTGCCGTCACAATGGTACCGGTTCGAGTTCCCGGCGAAGAAGCCTTTGGTGACGGTGATTGCACTGGATAGCAATGTGCCTCATCCAGAAGGCCCGCAAGCCAAGGGCGCGAACTTCACACTGACAGTAGAGCAGCAGGCGGAGCAGTTGGTGTGGTTGAAGACAGAATTGGAGAAGCCTCTGCGGACGCCGTTTTTGATTGTGATGGGGCATCATCCGATCTACTCGAATGGGCCGCATGGGGATCATAAGGTTCTGCTTGCGGACTGGGAGCCTTTGCTTCGGAAACATAAGGTGCATATGTATCTGGCGGGGCATGATCATGACATGCAGCATCTGGAGTTTGATGGGCATCCGACTTCGTTTGTTTTGTCGGGTGGGGGTGGGGCGGATCTGTATACGTTGAAGATTGAGGAGGCGCAGCGGGGACCTTATGCCTCGAAGGTATATGGGTTCAGCCGTCTGGAGGTTACGCCGGAGCTGCTCCGCCTGGAGCATCTGGATGAAACGGGTCGGGTGATTCATGGATTCACGAAGTCACCCGATGGAGCTGTGCAGATTTTGTCTTGA
- the gpmI gene encoding 2,3-bisphosphoglycerate-independent phosphoglycerate mutase: protein MPKPIVLTILDGWGYRPETHGNAIALARKPIYDKLLASYPNTLIRASDRFVGLPDGQMGNSEVGHLNLGAGRIVRMDITRIDTAVADGTFYTDPVLLNAIHLAHQDNRALHLFGLLSDGGVHSHQRHLYALLRLAAQHKLTRVFIHAFMDGRDTMPTSGLGHLEALEQQLREYGVGQIASVSGRYYAMDRDLRWEKERQAFDAMVTGAPQGGTYTDPLARVRELYNNEITDEFIPPFTVIDAHGNPIGPIHDNDVCINFNYRADRVRQITRVLARNCDVPGGLTEANANDLPKAAELELEIPRAQAPNNIHYVCMTQYDKNFNLPLVIQPESMDNLLANVMADANLRNLRVAETEKYAHVTYFFNGGIEKPFPGEDRALVPSQKVATYDLAPEMSAAGIADAVVKAVNDTAFDVIIVNFANADMVGHSGKLEPTIRAVETVDTQLGRIYQAVKQRGGNLLVTADHGNAEMLIDPLTGGPHTAHTTNPVPFILISPDATPSDHAILRPGGSLRDISPTILKLLHLDQPSEMTGEDLQD, encoded by the coding sequence ATGCCAAAACCCATCGTCCTTACCATCCTCGACGGCTGGGGCTATCGCCCCGAGACCCACGGCAACGCTATCGCCCTCGCCCGCAAGCCCATCTACGACAAGCTCCTTGCCAGCTACCCCAACACCCTCATCCGCGCCAGCGACCGCTTCGTCGGGCTGCCCGACGGCCAGATGGGTAACTCCGAGGTCGGCCACCTCAACCTCGGCGCCGGGCGTATCGTCCGCATGGACATCACCCGCATCGACACCGCCGTCGCCGATGGTACCTTCTACACCGACCCTGTCCTCCTTAATGCCATCCACCTCGCCCATCAGGACAATCGCGCCCTCCACCTCTTCGGCCTCCTCTCCGACGGCGGCGTTCACTCGCACCAACGCCACCTCTACGCGCTCCTGCGCCTCGCCGCGCAGCACAAACTCACCCGTGTCTTCATTCACGCCTTCATGGACGGCCGCGACACCATGCCCACCAGCGGCCTCGGCCACCTCGAAGCCCTCGAGCAGCAGTTACGCGAGTACGGTGTCGGCCAGATAGCCTCTGTCTCCGGCCGCTACTACGCCATGGACCGCGACCTCCGCTGGGAAAAAGAGCGTCAGGCCTTCGACGCCATGGTCACTGGAGCACCACAGGGTGGTACCTACACCGACCCCCTCGCTCGTGTCCGCGAGCTCTACAATAACGAGATCACCGACGAGTTCATCCCACCCTTCACCGTCATCGACGCCCACGGCAATCCCATCGGCCCCATCCACGACAACGACGTTTGCATCAACTTCAACTACCGCGCTGACCGCGTCCGCCAAATCACCCGCGTTCTCGCCCGCAACTGCGACGTGCCCGGCGGCCTGACCGAAGCCAACGCCAACGATCTGCCTAAAGCCGCCGAACTCGAACTCGAAATCCCGCGCGCACAAGCGCCGAACAACATCCACTACGTTTGCATGACCCAGTACGACAAGAACTTCAACCTGCCACTGGTCATTCAGCCCGAGTCGATGGACAACCTGCTAGCCAACGTCATGGCCGACGCCAATCTCCGCAACCTCCGTGTAGCCGAGACCGAGAAGTACGCTCACGTCACCTACTTCTTCAACGGCGGAATCGAAAAGCCATTCCCCGGCGAAGACCGTGCGCTAGTCCCGTCGCAGAAAGTGGCCACCTACGACCTCGCTCCCGAGATGTCCGCCGCAGGCATCGCCGACGCCGTCGTCAAAGCCGTCAACGACACCGCCTTCGACGTCATCATCGTCAACTTCGCCAACGCCGACATGGTTGGCCACTCCGGCAAGCTCGAACCCACCATCCGCGCCGTCGAAACGGTCGATACCCAATTGGGCCGCATCTACCAAGCCGTCAAACAGCGCGGAGGCAATCTCCTCGTCACCGCCGACCACGGCAACGCCGAGATGCTCATCGACCCGCTGACCGGTGGCCCCCACACCGCCCACACCACCAATCCCGTCCCCTTCATCCTGATCTCACCGGATGCCACTCCCTCCGATCACGCAATCCTGCGACCAGGCGGCAGCCTCCGCGACATCTCTCCCACTATCCTCAAACTCCTCCACCTCGACCAACCCAGCGAGATGACAGGCGAAGATCTTCAAGACTGA
- a CDS encoding ATP-binding protein, protein MLQSFWRALLASAPILLLISSAGGYWVSRRALRPVDRITATARSISIRNLSERIPVTSSGDELQRLAETCNAMLGRLESAVNQIKQFTADASHELRGPLSFTRTVAGVALRNPHADPESRSAFEDIADEAAKAAVLLEEMLTLARADAVTFDGVLEPVDLTAVVEEACGMARPLADARGLALEVSCASEQWMTVLGDFQSLRRMLWVLLDNALKYTDSPGQIDVVLSAASGQATLMVRDTGIGIAQTDLPHIFDRFYRADPSRSQVEGTGLGLAIAKWIAEIHHADLSVASEERKGTTFQLVFSLCDA, encoded by the coding sequence GTGCTTCAGAGCTTTTGGCGGGCCCTTTTAGCGTCGGCTCCGATTCTATTGCTCATTTCGTCGGCAGGCGGTTATTGGGTGAGCCGTAGGGCGCTGCGGCCTGTGGATCGAATAACGGCGACAGCCCGATCAATCAGTATTAGGAATCTTTCAGAGCGTATACCTGTGACGAGTTCCGGAGATGAGCTGCAAAGGCTGGCGGAGACCTGCAATGCCATGCTGGGTCGATTGGAATCCGCTGTAAACCAGATCAAGCAGTTTACAGCCGATGCTTCGCACGAACTCCGCGGTCCTCTGTCGTTTACACGCACTGTTGCCGGGGTGGCACTCCGGAATCCTCATGCGGACCCGGAGAGTCGAAGCGCCTTCGAAGATATAGCCGATGAGGCAGCCAAAGCCGCTGTGCTGCTGGAAGAAATGCTTACTCTGGCTCGCGCGGATGCCGTGACCTTCGATGGAGTCCTGGAGCCGGTGGACTTAACTGCTGTTGTTGAAGAAGCCTGTGGAATGGCGCGTCCGCTAGCTGATGCTCGAGGGCTCGCTTTGGAGGTCTCCTGCGCTTCCGAGCAATGGATGACGGTACTGGGAGACTTCCAAAGCCTTCGTCGAATGCTTTGGGTGCTTCTCGACAATGCGCTCAAATATACGGATTCGCCAGGGCAAATAGACGTAGTTCTGAGTGCGGCTTCCGGACAAGCAACCCTGATGGTGCGCGATACCGGTATCGGCATTGCGCAGACAGATTTGCCGCACATCTTTGATCGTTTCTATCGCGCTGACCCATCCCGCAGCCAGGTCGAAGGCACCGGGCTGGGTCTTGCGATTGCGAAATGGATCGCGGAGATACATCACGCTGATCTTTCCGTCGCCAGCGAAGAACGAAAGGGTACGACTTTCCAGTTGGTGTTTTCGCTTTGTGATGCCTAG
- a CDS encoding histidine-type phosphatase, producing the protein MDGPRLRSLIDLHTAASDFAQRTPAIARMQASNLLDHIDKALEQIVTHRSIPGTPSKPTDRALFLIGHDTNLSNIGGLLDMTWIIDGRRDDTPPGGALIFELWKNHKYDGYFVRIYYTAQTLEQMRSTIILTPTNPPQRVPVFIPGCSKEDFSCTWPAFSETIRKTIDPQYVSPK; encoded by the coding sequence GTGGATGGTCCCAGGCTCCGTTCTCTCATCGACCTACACACTGCAGCCAGCGACTTTGCACAGCGCACGCCGGCGATCGCAAGAATGCAGGCATCGAATCTGCTCGATCACATCGATAAAGCTCTCGAACAGATCGTGACACACCGATCGATTCCCGGAACTCCGAGCAAGCCCACTGACCGCGCACTCTTCCTGATCGGACACGATACCAATCTATCGAACATAGGAGGCTTGCTCGATATGACATGGATTATCGACGGACGTCGCGACGATACTCCCCCGGGAGGAGCTCTCATCTTCGAGCTCTGGAAAAACCATAAGTATGATGGCTACTTTGTACGCATCTACTACACGGCACAAACCCTTGAGCAGATGCGGTCAACCATCATTCTTACACCGACTAATCCGCCTCAACGTGTACCCGTTTTTATCCCTGGCTGCAGCAAAGAAGATTTCTCCTGCACATGGCCAGCCTTCTCAGAAACCATCCGGAAGACAATTGATCCGCAATATGTAAGCCCAAAATAA
- the pgi gene encoding glucose-6-phosphate isomerase, with protein MATQLVPLSERAAWKALQAHFEQIQGKHLRELFAEDAARGGRFTAEAVGIFLDYSKHRITDETLRLLVALAEESGVREKLEAMFRGDKINITENRAVLHVALRAPKGESIFADGEDVVPGVHAVLDKMAAFADRVRSGAWKGHTGKRIRNVVNIGIGGSDLGPVMAYEALKHYSQRDLTFRFVSNVDGTDFAEAVQDLDAEETLFLVASKTFTTLETMTNAHTARDWSLSKLGDEKAVAKHFVAISTNAKEVAKFGIDTENMFGFWDWVGGRYSMDSAIGLSTMIAIGPENFRSMLAGFHEMDVHFRTAPFEKNLPVLLGLLTVWYTDFFDAQTVAILPYEQYLKRFPAYLQQLTMESNGKHVTLEGTKVNYVTGPIYWGEPGTNGQHSFYQLIHQGTRLIPCDFIGFYKTLNPLGNHHDLLMANVFAQAEALAFGKTPEQVKAEGTPDWLVPHRVFEGNRPSNTILADTLTPEVLGKLVALYEHAVFTQGAIWNIDSFDQWGVELGKVLAQKIVPELESPDEPKLGHDSSTNSLIRRYRKNK; from the coding sequence ATGGCGACACAACTCGTACCTCTTAGCGAACGGGCGGCGTGGAAGGCCCTTCAGGCCCATTTTGAGCAGATTCAGGGGAAACATCTGCGTGAGCTGTTTGCGGAGGATGCGGCTCGGGGCGGGCGCTTTACCGCTGAGGCGGTCGGGATCTTTCTGGACTACTCGAAGCACCGGATTACTGACGAGACTTTGAGGCTTCTGGTCGCGCTGGCAGAGGAGTCCGGTGTGCGAGAGAAGCTTGAGGCGATGTTCCGCGGGGACAAGATCAACATCACGGAGAATCGTGCGGTGCTGCATGTTGCGCTGCGGGCTCCTAAGGGCGAGTCGATTTTTGCGGACGGCGAGGACGTGGTGCCGGGGGTTCACGCGGTGCTCGACAAGATGGCGGCGTTTGCGGATCGGGTGCGCAGTGGAGCCTGGAAAGGCCATACGGGCAAGCGGATTCGGAATGTGGTGAACATCGGGATTGGTGGATCGGATCTTGGGCCGGTGATGGCGTATGAGGCGTTGAAGCATTACAGCCAGCGCGATCTTACGTTCCGGTTCGTGTCCAATGTGGATGGGACGGACTTTGCTGAGGCGGTGCAGGATCTGGATGCGGAGGAGACGCTGTTTCTGGTGGCCTCGAAGACGTTCACTACGCTGGAGACGATGACGAATGCGCATACGGCGCGGGATTGGTCGCTGTCGAAGCTGGGTGATGAGAAGGCGGTAGCGAAGCACTTTGTCGCGATCTCGACCAATGCCAAGGAGGTCGCGAAGTTCGGCATCGATACAGAGAACATGTTCGGGTTCTGGGATTGGGTTGGCGGACGATATTCGATGGATTCGGCGATCGGGTTGTCGACGATGATCGCGATTGGGCCGGAGAACTTCCGCTCGATGCTGGCTGGATTTCACGAGATGGATGTGCACTTCCGGACGGCTCCGTTTGAGAAGAACCTGCCTGTGTTGTTGGGGTTGCTGACGGTTTGGTATACGGACTTCTTCGATGCGCAGACGGTCGCGATTCTGCCGTATGAGCAGTATCTAAAACGGTTTCCGGCGTACCTGCAACAGTTGACGATGGAGTCGAACGGCAAGCATGTGACGCTTGAGGGGACGAAGGTTAATTACGTGACCGGGCCGATCTACTGGGGCGAGCCGGGGACGAATGGGCAGCACTCGTTCTATCAGCTCATTCATCAGGGGACGCGGCTGATTCCTTGCGATTTCATTGGGTTCTACAAGACGCTGAATCCGCTGGGGAATCATCATGACCTGCTGATGGCGAATGTTTTTGCGCAGGCCGAGGCACTGGCATTCGGGAAGACGCCGGAGCAGGTGAAGGCCGAGGGTACGCCGGACTGGTTGGTGCCGCATCGGGTGTTCGAGGGCAATCGTCCTTCGAATACGATTCTGGCCGATACGCTGACGCCGGAGGTGCTAGGTAAGTTGGTGGCGTTGTACGAGCACGCGGTGTTTACGCAGGGCGCGATCTGGAATATCGACTCGTTCGATCAGTGGGGCGTGGAGCTGGGCAAGGTGCTGGCTCAGAAGATCGTTCCCGAACTGGAGAGCCCCGACGAGCCGAAGCTGGGTCATGACAGTTCGACCAATAGCCTGATTCGGAGATACAGAAAGAACAAGTAA
- a CDS encoding IclR family transcriptional regulator C-terminal domain-containing protein: protein MSLTARRPLLPVDPPAVPAPTAPASPKPTPAAALDAFTGDPNFMTSLARGLVVIQAFTQQNPQMTISQLSVRTGLSRAAVRRCLYTLTKLGFAGAEDGSRYSLRPRMLSLSNTFTATSTLSTAAQPILERMSAALRESFSVATLDGEDIVYIARTTVDRVMVAVDLHIGSRLPAYCTSMGRVLLAYLPNDQLEHYLSRVNLIPHTTRTITSVEKLRLALRNVRRNGYALVDQELEVGLRSLAVPVYAPSGRVVATINLSGNAPRMSVLEMQTRFLPHLRNAANELGVFLR from the coding sequence ATGAGCCTCACCGCCCGCCGCCCACTCCTCCCAGTCGATCCCCCCGCTGTACCTGCTCCCACGGCACCTGCCTCGCCCAAGCCCACCCCTGCCGCCGCCCTCGATGCCTTCACCGGCGACCCGAATTTTATGACGTCGCTTGCCCGCGGCCTCGTCGTCATCCAGGCCTTCACCCAGCAGAACCCCCAGATGACCATCTCCCAGCTCAGCGTCCGCACTGGCCTCTCCCGAGCCGCTGTCCGCCGCTGCCTCTACACCCTCACCAAACTGGGCTTCGCCGGTGCAGAAGATGGCTCCCGCTACTCTCTCCGCCCGCGCATGCTCTCGCTCTCCAACACCTTCACCGCGACCAGCACCCTCTCCACGGCAGCCCAGCCCATCCTCGAGCGCATGTCCGCCGCCCTCCGCGAGTCCTTCTCCGTCGCCACCCTCGACGGTGAAGACATCGTCTACATCGCCCGCACCACCGTCGATCGAGTCATGGTCGCCGTCGATCTGCACATCGGCAGCCGCCTCCCCGCCTACTGCACCAGCATGGGCCGCGTCCTGCTCGCCTACCTGCCCAACGACCAACTCGAGCACTACCTCTCCCGCGTTAATCTGATCCCCCACACCACCCGCACCATCACCAGCGTCGAGAAGCTCCGCCTCGCCTTGCGCAACGTCCGCCGCAACGGCTACGCCCTCGTAGACCAGGAGCTCGAAGTCGGCCTGCGCTCCCTCGCCGTCCCCGTATACGCCCCCTCCGGCCGAGTCGTCGCCACCATCAACCTCAGCGGCAACGCGCCCCGCATGTCCGTCCTCGAGATGCAGACACGCTTCCTGCCCCACCTCCGCAACGCCGCCAACGAACTAGGAGTCTTCCTCCGCTAA
- a CDS encoding type I phosphomannose isomerase catalytic subunit, protein MDLAPFRLKPWFSERVWGKRDLRPWYADTGTKELVGEAWLTGPECVVETGELEGRSFASVAQELGGEFPLLVKLLFPNEKLSVQVHPDDAQAKTFGEVRGKTECWYVLEAEPGAAVALGLKDGAGKEQVAAAIANGTMESLMEWVPVEVGDMLFVDAGTVHAIGPGVVLLETQQTSDVTYRLYDYGRPRELHLEKGLAVMKAKTQAGKVKPKEMNGFTRLIEQKYFAVDRFELGKMDEARVSMEGQGCLVGLKGTVSVITPGDEVELVPGQAVVIPKGFAEVVVEAERGASFVRCFAPAP, encoded by the coding sequence ATGGATTTGGCGCCGTTTCGGTTGAAGCCGTGGTTTAGTGAGCGGGTGTGGGGAAAGCGGGATCTGCGGCCGTGGTATGCGGATACGGGAACGAAAGAATTAGTGGGAGAGGCCTGGCTGACGGGCCCCGAGTGTGTGGTGGAGACCGGGGAGTTGGAAGGGCGGTCGTTTGCTTCGGTGGCGCAGGAGTTGGGCGGGGAGTTTCCGCTGCTGGTGAAGCTGCTGTTTCCGAATGAGAAGCTTTCGGTGCAGGTGCATCCTGACGATGCGCAGGCGAAGACCTTTGGGGAGGTTCGAGGGAAGACGGAGTGCTGGTATGTGCTGGAGGCTGAGCCGGGAGCTGCTGTCGCCCTGGGACTGAAGGACGGTGCGGGGAAGGAGCAGGTTGCAGCGGCGATCGCCAACGGAACGATGGAGTCGTTGATGGAGTGGGTGCCTGTAGAGGTAGGGGACATGCTGTTTGTGGATGCGGGGACGGTGCATGCGATTGGGCCTGGAGTCGTGTTGCTTGAGACGCAGCAGACGAGTGATGTTACCTACCGGCTTTACGATTATGGGCGGCCGCGAGAGTTGCATCTCGAGAAGGGGCTTGCTGTGATGAAGGCGAAGACGCAGGCTGGGAAGGTGAAGCCCAAGGAGATGAATGGGTTTACTCGGTTGATTGAGCAGAAGTATTTTGCCGTAGATCGATTTGAGCTGGGCAAGATGGACGAGGCAAGGGTGTCGATGGAGGGGCAGGGCTGCCTGGTGGGGTTGAAGGGGACGGTTTCGGTGATTACTCCGGGTGATGAAGTGGAGTTGGTGCCGGGGCAGGCGGTGGTGATTCCGAAGGGGTTTGCAGAGGTGGTTGTGGAAGCGGAGCGGGGGGCTTCGTTTGTGCGGTGTTTTGCTCCGGCTCCGTGA
- a CDS encoding bifunctional YncE family protein/alkaline phosphatase family protein, with protein sequence MKKITGLLVVGLVGMSAVGACGQAIDLPTGKQIVGLVPGNPQRLNTLPISMAVSPDGRYVVTVNAGYGTFESKYMQSLAVLDTMTGAVADFPDGRTIVEAKQTLYSGLAFSGDGRHVYASMGSTTDPLGDGGKKVGNGVVVYGFSEGKIVPERMIKIPLQQLAPGRKTKLVGGVDGDMGVPFPAAIAVVRGASGGEKVLVADNLSDDVLLIDATTGMIEKRFDLAENDAVPSTYPVALAVSKDGARGFVALWNASEVVELDLKKNAVGRKLPLLKPTGATVAGTHPCALEITADGKTMYVALANRDAVAAVDLGAGQFSVKGYFDTRLPGQSYFGAEPSALALSPDGSRLYAANAMTDAIAVIDTRKLTAKAATKGMIEPIGFVPTEWMPMSMAFTGGKLYVATGKGKGTGPNNFGQRVTDSTPAKLKKNFTYIATLLYGSLAVLDAAALESDLPHGTAVVLESNRMKSAEEKIHFADGSQDHIKHVIYIIKENRTYDQVFGDLKQNGKRVGNGDDSLTMFGADITPNQHAMALQFGVMDNFYDSAEVSGGGHVWSNAAIGSDYLEKAWQQNYRGGQRSYDFEGMVAEGYPIQQKIPDVNEPTSGYLWGNLASHGKTLYHFGEYISSTFCSDKNAMTAVNSQEGAMPGETKVCVPKEIKPGEAIPEVWGGGVNKWPWAIPLLARNVATKPELVGHYAEEQADFNLKVPDQIRAEVFLRHLKGWVADKQAGKDTMPNFVMLRFPNDHTAGTTPGSPTPKSSVADNDLAIGRAVDAISHSPYWDDTAFFILEDDAQNGADHVDAHRSLALVVSKYSPRAVDGGAFVDSRFYTTVSMVRTMEMVLGLPPMNNNDAFSSAMESMFTGPGDQAPFTANYMNRDNGLIYTANAKTAPGAKESSKMDFRHADRADAQKLNVILWQDAMGDKPVPAQLKERRKKAKKDDDDD encoded by the coding sequence ATGAAAAAGATCACCGGTTTGTTGGTGGTAGGACTGGTAGGGATGAGCGCGGTTGGTGCGTGTGGGCAAGCGATCGATCTCCCGACGGGCAAGCAGATTGTGGGGCTTGTGCCGGGAAATCCACAGCGGCTCAATACTTTGCCGATCTCTATGGCAGTGTCGCCGGATGGACGCTACGTGGTGACGGTGAATGCGGGATATGGCACGTTCGAGTCGAAGTATATGCAATCGCTGGCGGTACTGGATACGATGACGGGGGCGGTTGCCGACTTTCCGGATGGGCGAACGATTGTGGAGGCGAAGCAGACGCTGTACTCAGGGCTGGCATTTAGTGGAGATGGGCGTCATGTGTACGCGAGTATGGGGTCGACCACGGACCCGTTGGGAGATGGTGGGAAGAAGGTTGGCAATGGTGTGGTGGTGTATGGGTTCAGCGAAGGAAAGATTGTTCCCGAGAGGATGATTAAGATTCCGTTGCAGCAACTGGCTCCGGGACGGAAGACGAAGCTGGTGGGCGGGGTGGATGGGGACATGGGGGTACCGTTTCCGGCGGCGATTGCGGTGGTTCGTGGTGCGAGCGGTGGGGAGAAGGTGCTGGTTGCGGATAATCTTTCTGACGATGTGCTGTTGATCGATGCGACTACCGGGATGATCGAGAAGCGGTTCGATCTGGCTGAGAATGATGCTGTGCCTTCGACGTATCCGGTGGCGTTGGCGGTGTCGAAGGATGGGGCGCGGGGGTTTGTGGCGCTTTGGAATGCGTCTGAGGTTGTGGAACTGGATTTGAAGAAGAATGCTGTCGGGCGAAAGCTGCCTTTATTGAAGCCGACTGGGGCGACGGTTGCGGGGACGCATCCTTGTGCGCTGGAGATTACGGCGGATGGGAAGACGATGTATGTTGCGCTGGCGAATCGGGATGCGGTCGCGGCAGTTGATTTGGGGGCTGGTCAGTTTTCTGTGAAGGGATATTTTGATACGCGGCTGCCGGGGCAGAGCTACTTTGGTGCGGAGCCCAGTGCGTTGGCTTTGTCGCCGGATGGGTCGCGGCTGTATGCGGCGAATGCGATGACAGATGCGATTGCTGTGATCGATACGCGAAAGCTGACGGCGAAGGCGGCGACGAAGGGGATGATCGAGCCGATTGGGTTTGTGCCGACGGAGTGGATGCCGATGTCGATGGCGTTTACTGGGGGCAAGCTCTATGTCGCTACGGGGAAGGGAAAGGGAACGGGGCCGAATAACTTCGGTCAACGAGTGACTGATTCTACTCCGGCGAAGTTGAAGAAGAACTTCACGTATATTGCGACTTTGCTGTATGGGTCGCTGGCAGTGCTGGATGCGGCTGCGCTTGAGAGTGACCTTCCGCATGGGACTGCGGTGGTGTTGGAGTCGAACCGGATGAAGTCTGCAGAGGAGAAGATTCATTTTGCCGATGGCAGTCAGGACCACATCAAGCATGTGATCTACATCATTAAGGAGAACCGGACTTACGATCAGGTGTTTGGGGATTTGAAGCAGAATGGGAAGCGAGTCGGGAATGGCGATGACAGTTTGACGATGTTTGGGGCTGACATTACGCCGAATCAACATGCGATGGCGTTGCAATTCGGAGTGATGGATAACTTCTACGACTCGGCTGAGGTATCGGGCGGCGGGCATGTGTGGTCGAATGCAGCGATTGGGAGCGACTACCTGGAGAAGGCGTGGCAGCAGAACTATCGAGGCGGGCAGAGGAGCTACGACTTCGAAGGGATGGTGGCGGAGGGGTATCCGATTCAGCAGAAGATTCCGGATGTGAATGAGCCGACGAGCGGATATCTGTGGGGGAACCTGGCTTCGCATGGAAAGACGCTGTATCACTTTGGGGAGTACATCTCCTCGACTTTCTGCAGCGACAAAAATGCGATGACGGCCGTGAACTCGCAGGAAGGGGCGATGCCCGGCGAGACGAAGGTGTGTGTTCCTAAGGAGATCAAGCCGGGCGAGGCGATTCCGGAGGTGTGGGGCGGCGGCGTGAATAAGTGGCCGTGGGCGATTCCGCTGCTGGCTCGCAATGTGGCCACGAAGCCGGAGTTAGTGGGGCACTACGCTGAGGAGCAGGCGGATTTTAATTTGAAGGTTCCGGACCAGATTCGGGCGGAGGTTTTTCTGCGGCACTTGAAGGGATGGGTCGCGGATAAGCAGGCGGGCAAGGATACGATGCCGAACTTCGTGATGCTGCGGTTCCCGAATGATCATACGGCGGGGACAACGCCGGGTTCGCCGACGCCGAAGTCTTCGGTTGCGGATAACGATCTGGCGATTGGGCGTGCGGTAGATGCGATTTCGCACTCGCCTTATTGGGACGACACAGCGTTCTTCATTCTGGAGGATGATGCGCAGAACGGCGCAGACCATGTGGATGCTCATCGGAGTCTGGCTTTGGTTGTGAGCAAGTACTCGCCGAGAGCAGTTGATGGCGGGGCGTTCGTGGATAGCCGATTCTATACGACGGTGTCGATGGTTCGGACGATGGAGATGGTGCTGGGCCTGCCGCCGATGAACAATAATGATGCGTTCAGTAGTGCGATGGAATCGATGTTTACGGGGCCGGGTGATCAGGCGCCATTTACTGCAAACTATATGAATCGCGACAATGGGTTGATCTATACGGCGAATGCGAAGACGGCTCCCGGTGCGAAGGAATCGAGCAAGATGGATTTTCGTCATGCGGATCGAGCGGATGCTCAGAAGTTGAACGTCATTCTGTGGCAGGATGCGATGGGGGATAAGCCTGTTCCGGCACAGTTGAAGGAACGTCGGAAGAAGGCTAAGAAAGATGACGATGATGATTAG